In the genome of Pseudomonas sp. B33.4, the window CGCGATCCCGGTGATGATCCCCGGCAGCGCAATCGGCAGGATCAGCATCAGCGAAATACCCTGCTTGCCGAAGAACTCCCGGCGGTACAACGCTGCCGATGCGAGCGTGCCAAGCACCATCGCAATCAACGTGGCGATGGCTGCGATCTGCAATGAAAGCTTGATCGACTCCAGTACATCCGGCCGCGAAAACGCCACGCTGAACCAGTGCAACGTGAAGCCCTTCGGCGGAAAGCTGAACGCGGCCTCTTCGGTGTTGAAGGCGTAAAGAAAGATGATCAGGATCGGGAAATGCAGAAATACCAACCCGCCCCAGGCTGCGATTCGTAGCCCGATTGAAGCCCTTTCAGAGCGCATCGAAGGCCCCCAGTCGTTTGACAATGGACAGGTAAACCGCGATCAACACAATCGGCACCAGCGTGAACGCCGCCGCCATCGGCATGTTGCCGATTGCACCTTGTTGCGCATACACCATGCTGCCGACAAAGTAGCCCGGCGGGCCGACCAGTTGCGGCACGATAAAGTCGCCCAACGTCAGCGAAAACGTGAAGATCGAACCGGCGGCAATCCCCGGAATCGACAGCGGCAAAATCACCTGCATAAAGGTCTGACGCGGCTTGGCCCCGAGGTCAGCGGAGGCCTGCAACAGCGACGGCGGCAAACGTTCCAGCGACGCTTGAATCGGCAAAATCATGAACGGCAGCCAGATGTAGACAAACACCATGAACCGCCCCAGATGCGAGGTCGACAAGGTGCTGCCACCGACACCGGGAATCCCCAAGATAAACTGCAACACCGGCTCCAATCCCAAGTGCTGCACGAACCACTGCGCCACGCCGCCCTTGGCCAACAGCAACGTCCACGCATACGCCTTGACGATGTAACTCGCCCACATCGGCATCATCACCGCGATGTAGAAAAACGCCTTGGTCTTGCCCGTGGTGTAGCGCGCCATGTAGTAGGCAATCGGGAACGCGACGATGGCGCTGGCGATCGACACGACGATGGCCATGCTCAACGTGCGCAGGATGATGTCGAAGTTCGACGGCTGAAACAGCGCAGCAAAATTAGCCAGAGTAAGGTCCGGCGTGACCGCCATGGTGAAGTCGTCGAAGGTGTAGAAACCCTGCCACAACAGCACCAGCAACGAGCCGAGATAGATCGCGCCGAACCACAGCAATGGCGGCACCAGCAGCATCGATAAGCACAGGTTCGGCTTGCGGTAGAGCAGGTTGGAAAACCTGCGCAACGGCGGCGATGGCGTCATCGCGAGCGTGCTCATGTCACACCCCGCTCGCCACGGTGTCGTGCAGCACAATCATCGCTTCCCGCGCCCAACGCGCGCTCAGGCGCTGGCCGGTCTGGTGTTGTGCGCTGCTGTCGATCCACTGATTGTTGGCGTGGCTGATGCTCAGGGTCTGGCCGTTTTCCAGCTTCAGTTCATAACGGGTGGCGCTGCCCTGATACTGGATGTCGTGGAGCAGACCGCTGACTTCGATTTCGTGACTGGCGAGCGGGCCTTCGGCGAAACGCACGTGTTCCGGACGAATCGAAAACGGCTGCGGATGACCGCTGATTTCACGGGCCAGATCGCCGCGAATCACGTTCGAAGTGCCGACGAATTCAGCGACAAATGTGGTGGTCGGTTTCATGTATAGATTGCGCGGCGTGTCGACCTGTTCGATGCGGCCCTTGTTGAACACGGCGACGCGATCAGACATCGACAGCGCTTCGGTTTGATCGTGAGTGACGAAGATGAAGGTGATGCCGAGCTGGCGTTGCAGTTTCTTCAATTCGCTTTGCATTTGTTCGCGCAATTTCAAATCGAGCGCGCCCAGAGGTTCATCCAGCAACAGCACGCGCGGGCGATTGACCAAGGCGCGGGCGAGGGCGACACGCTGGCGCTGACCACCGGATAATTGCACCGGTTTACGGGCGCCGTAACCGCCGAGGGCGACCATGTCCAAGGCTTCTTCGGCGCGTTTATGGCGCTCGGTTTTGCCGACCCCTTTGACCTTTAAACCATAGGCGACGTTGTCGAGGACGTTCATGTGCGGGAACAGTGCGTAATCCTGAAACACTGTGTTGACGTCTCGCTGGTACGGCGGCAAACCGGCCGCTTCGGCGCCGTGGATGCGGATCGAGCCGGTGCTCGGTTGTTCGAACCCGGCGATCAGGCGCAGGCAGGTGGTTTTGCCCGAGCCGGAAGGGCCGAGCATGGAAAAGAACTCGCCGTCCTCGATATCGATGGAAACCCGGTCAACGGCCTTCACGTCGCCGAACTGCCGGGAAACGTTGGTGAACTGGACTGCAAGCGTCATGGTGCGGTGCTCCGGTAAAACGGGCTTTCAAAAAAGTCGTGTGTGCGTCGAAAAGATCGCAGCCTGCGGCAGCTCCTACAGTAGGTGTGCAGGGCGCTGAAATTGCTTTTAGCTCCCTCTCCCTCCGGGAGAGGGCGGGGGGTGAGGGTGGCTTTATTGGCCGTTACTCTGAGATCAAGAGCAAAGTCAAAAGCTACCCCCTCACCCCAGCCCTCTCCCCCAGGGGGGCGAGGGGGAAAGGGAGCTCGACCGAGTTGCTCCCGGGCTTAACGGCCGCCCATGATCGCGATGTAGTCCTGGGTCCAGCGGCTATACGGCACAAACTTGCCACCCTCAGCCTGCGGGGTTTTCCAGAAGGCGATCTTGTCGAACTGGTCGAAACCGTTGGTCTTGCAGCCTTCAGCGCCGAGCAATTCGCTCCCCTTGCACGCCGCTGGCACCGCCGGCAACGAACCAAACCACGCCGCCACATCACCCTGGACTTTCGGTTTCAGCGACCAGTCCATCCACTTGTACGCGCAGTTCGGGTGCTTGGCCTCGGCGTGCAACATGGTGGTGTCGGCCCAGCCCGTAGCGCCTTCTTTCGGGATGGTCGAAGCAATCGGCTGCTTCTCGTTCATCAAACCGTTGACCTGATACGGCCAGGCGCTCGACGCCACCACGCCTTCGTTTTTGAAGTCGCTCATCTGCACCGTGGTGTCATGCCAGTAGCGGTGGATCAGCGGCTGCTGCGCGCGCAACAGATCGAGCACGGCTTTGTACTGATCTTCGGTGAGTTGGTACGGGTCTTTGATGCCCAATTCAGGCTTGGTCGACTTCAGATACAGCGCCGCATCGGCGATGTAGATCGGCCCGTCATAGGCCTGCACGCGGCCCTTGTTCGGCTTGCCGTCGGGCAGATCCTGAGCGGTGAACACCACGTTCCAGCTGGTCGGTGCGGTCTTGAACACGTTGGTGTTGTACATCAACACATTCGGGCCCCACTGGTACGGGGTGCCGTAAGTCTGCTGGTTGACCACGTACCACGGCGCATCTTTCAGGCGCGGGTCGAGGGTGTTCCAGTTCGGAATCAACGCGGTGTTGATCGGTTGCACACGCTTGCCGACGATCAACCGCAGCGAGGCATCGCCCGACGCGGTGACCAGGTCGTAACCGCCCTTGGCCATCAGGCTGACCATTTCATCCGAGGTTGCAGCGGTCTTCACATTGACCTTGCAGCCGGTTTCTTTTTCGAAACCGGTGACCCAGTCGTAAGCCTTGTCGCTCTCGCCACGTTCGATGTAACCCGGCCACGCAACGATATCCAGCTGACCTTCGCCAGCACCGACAGCCTTCAGTGGCTCTGCGGCTTGCAGGCTGGCGCTGGCCAGCAGGGCCGTGGTGATTGCACTGAGCAGTGCGGTCTTGTGCACGAACATGGTTGAACCCTCTTCTTTAAATTATGGTCGGGGCAGTTGTGAACGCGGTGAAGCATGCCGTTAACGGCTTGTTATTAGCGTAGTCAGAGATGCTGGCCGTGGCGGGCCATGATGTGCCGCACCACGCTGTAGTCCTGCAGCGAATCACTGGATAAGTCTTTGCCGTAACCGGAGCGCTTCAGCCCGCCGTGGAGCATTTCGCTGACCAGCATGAAATGGCTGTTGATCCAGGTGCAGCCGTACTGCAGGCGCGCGGCGACCTGCATGGCCTTGTCCAGATTCTGTGTCCACACCGACGAGGCGAGGCCGTATTCGGAGTCGTTGGCCCAGTCGACGGCCTGCGCGAGTTCGTCGAAACGGGTCACGGTGACCACCGGGCCGAACACTTCGCGCTGGACGATTTCGTCGCTTTGTTTGCAACCGGCGAGCAAGGTCGGTTGATAGTAGAAACCGGCGCCGGAATGCACCGCCGCACCGGTCACCCGCTCAATGTGCGGCTGACCGAGTGCGCGTTCGACGAAACTGGCGACGCGGTCACGTTGACGGGTGCTGATCAGCGGGCCGATCTCGTTGTCGGCGTCGCGTTTGCCGGCGAAGCGCAGGCTGCTGACGGCGGCGCCAAGCTCTGCGACCAATTTGTCGTGGATCCCGGCCTGCGCGTAGATCCGGCACGCGGCGGTGCAATCCTGGCCGGCGTTGTAATAGCCGTAGGTGCGCACGCCTTCGACGACGGCTTGAATGTCGGCGTCGTTGCAGACGATCACCGGGGCTTTGCCGCCGAGTTCGAGGTGCGTGCGTTTCAGGGTTTTCGCGGCGGCTTGAAGAATCTTCTGGCCGGTGACGATATCGCCGGTCAGCGAGACCATGCGCACCTTCGCGTGGCCGACCAAATGGCTTCCGACACCTTCGCCACCACCGCAGATGATGTTGATCACCCCGCGCGGAAGGATTTCGGCCAGCGCTGGCGCCAGTGCGAGGATCGACAGTGGTGTGTGTTCGGACGGTTTGAACACCAGCGTGTTGCCGGCGGCGAGGGCCGGGGCGATTTTCCATGCGGCCATCATGATCGGGTAGTTCCACGGCGCAATCGAAGCGACCACGCCAATCGGATCGCGCCGGACCATGCTGGTGTAGCCCGGCAGGTATTCACCGCTGAGCTGACCGGTCTGGCAGCGTACGGCGCCGGCGAAGAAGCGGAATACGTCGACGGTCGCCGTCAGATCGTCCTGACGTGCCAGGTGCAAAGGCTTGCCGCAGTTCAGCGATTCGAGGCGGGCGAGGTGATCAGCTTGTTTTTCGATGGCGTTGGCGATGTCCAGCAGCAGGCTGGAACGTTGTTGCGGCGTGGTCCGTGACCACTCGGCGAAGGCGCGGTGGGCGGCGAGGATTGCGGCTTCGACTTGCTCGGTGCTGGCCTCGGCGATGTGCGTGAGGATTTCGCCGGTGGCCGGGTTGAGAATCGGCTCGACAAAACCTTCCCCGGCGACCAATTCGCCATCGATCAACAACGCGGTACACATCGGGGTTTGCGCGCCAGCCATTTTCCGCGATCTCTTTTCTTGTGTGGCCATTGTTGCTCCCTGATATCGGGAGCCGACCGTCTTATAGATGCAGCAAGACTAGTGCGCGGCTCCGAGGTCGACAAATTCTAAATACTGAAGGCAGCGTTCGATTAAATAGATGGCTTGCGTCCGCCGTGGGGTTGCTCGCGGGCGACGGTGAGAAATGGATCGACCAGCGCCGGACGCGCGGTGCCACGGCGCCAGGCCAGACCGACGTCGAGGGTCTGGTTGAGGTCGGCGATCGGCCGCGCTTCGATGATGTCGCCCTCCAGTGACCACGGGCGATAAGTCATGTCCGGCTGAATCGACACGCCCAATCCGGCGGCGACAAGGCTTCGCACGGCCTCGGTGGACGCGGTTCTCAGAGTGATTTTCGGTTGCAGCCCGGAACCGCGCCAGAAACGCTGGGCGTTGCGATCCATTTCATCGACGTTGAGTTGAATCAACGGCTCGCGGGCGACATCGGCGAGGTTGATGCTGTCGTGTTCCAGCAGTGGATGCTGGGCCGGGAGCCACAAACGGTGCGGTGAGTGGGTCAGTACTTCAGTCTGCAAAGCGTGGCGATCTTCGAGGTTGGAGAGGATCAACACGCCGACATCGATCTCGCCGCTGACCAGCAAATGTTCGATGTAAGGGCGCTCGTCTTCCATCACGCGGATTTCGACGTTGGGGTAGGCACGTTGAAACCGGGTAAGCAAATCTGCCAGGTAATAACCGGCGACCAGACTGGTCACGCCGACGATCAACTGCCCGGCAACCTGATCGGTGCTCTGTTGCAGGCTGCGCTTGGCGTTATCCACGGTCGCCAGAATCAGGTGCGCTTGGCGTAGGAATTGATGGCCCTGATGCGTAAGGGTCATGCCCTTGGCATGGCGGCTGAACAGGCTGACGCCGATTTCCTCTTCCAGTTGCTGGATCGCCAGGGTCAGAGTCGATTGGGAAATGAATGCAGTTTGCGCGGCGGCGGAGATCGAGCCGGTCTCGGCCACGGCGATGAAGTGACGGATCTGACGCAGGGTCATCATGAGAAGAGCTACCCAGTGGGCGGTTTTTATAGATTGGCCTGAGTGTATATCTATTTTCACGAAGGGCTGCGGCAGGGCAAGCAACATCTGGAAGCACACTCGCAGGTCGGGCTGGGGCACTTTCGAACTAGGCTGGAGGCCTTATAGATCCGGATAACCCCTGTTTTGGAGGCGGAACATGAACACCCGTGGATTGCTCGATCAACTACTCAAATCCGGCCAGGATCTGTTGCAGAACAAGACTGGCGGAACGCAGAACAAATCGGCTGGCGGTGGCTTGGGCGGTTTGCTTGGCGGCGCTGCTGGCTCCGGTGGCCTCGGCAGTTTGCTGTCAGGTGCAGGTGGCGGTGCATTGGCGGCTGGCGCGATGGGCCTGCTGCTCGGTAACAAGAAGGTGCGCAAGGTCGGCGGTAAAGTTGCGATCTACGGCGGGCTCGCAGCGCTTGGCGTACTCGCCTACAAAGCCTACGGCAACTACAACGCCCAGAAAGGCACCGCACCGCAAACCGAACCGCAAACCCTCGACCGCTTGCCACCGGCACAAGCCGAGCAACACAGCCAGGCCATTCTCAAAGCGCTGGTCGCTGCTGCCAAAGCCGACGGCCACATCGATGACCGCGAACGCGAACTGATCGAAGGCGAATTCACCAAGCTCGACAACGATCAGGAGCTACAGCACTGGCTGCACGCCGAACTCAACAAACCCCTCGACCCCACCGACGTCGCCCGCGCCGCGAGCACACCGGAGATGGCGGCAGAGATGTACATCGCCAGCGTGATGCTGGTGGATGAGGAGAACTTCATGGAGAAGAGCTATCTGGATGAACTGGCGCGGCAGTTGAAGCTGGAGCCGGGGTTGAAGGTGGAGTTGGAGAAGCAGGTGCGGCTGGCCTCTGTGTAGAGACGGCGTGCTTCAACAATCGCAAATCCTCTGTGGGAGCGAGGCTGCTCGCGAAAGCGCCGGGTCAGACGACATCGATGTTGACTGTTCCGGCCTCTTCGCGAGCAGGCTCGCTCCCACAGGTTATTCCGGCGTGCAGGGAGCCTGCTCGCGATGATGTTTCAGCCCTACTGCACAATTCATGGCCGATCTATCGCCCCTTTTTGCCATTATTCCACTGGTACGCCCA includes:
- a CDS encoding LysR family transcriptional regulator produces the protein MMTLRQIRHFIAVAETGSISAAAQTAFISQSTLTLAIQQLEEEIGVSLFSRHAKGMTLTHQGHQFLRQAHLILATVDNAKRSLQQSTDQVAGQLIVGVTSLVAGYYLADLLTRFQRAYPNVEIRVMEDERPYIEHLLVSGEIDVGVLILSNLEDRHALQTEVLTHSPHRLWLPAQHPLLEHDSINLADVAREPLIQLNVDEMDRNAQRFWRGSGLQPKITLRTASTEAVRSLVAAGLGVSIQPDMTYRPWSLEGDIIEARPIADLNQTLDVGLAWRRGTARPALVDPFLTVAREQPHGGRKPSI
- a CDS encoding ABC transporter permease, which produces MSTLAMTPSPPLRRFSNLLYRKPNLCLSMLLVPPLLWFGAIYLGSLLVLLWQGFYTFDDFTMAVTPDLTLANFAALFQPSNFDIILRTLSMAIVVSIASAIVAFPIAYYMARYTTGKTKAFFYIAVMMPMWASYIVKAYAWTLLLAKGGVAQWFVQHLGLEPVLQFILGIPGVGGSTLSTSHLGRFMVFVYIWLPFMILPIQASLERLPPSLLQASADLGAKPRQTFMQVILPLSIPGIAAGSIFTFSLTLGDFIVPQLVGPPGYFVGSMVYAQQGAIGNMPMAAAFTLVPIVLIAVYLSIVKRLGAFDAL
- the ydcS gene encoding putative ABC transporter substrate-binding protein YdcS, with product MFVHKTALLSAITTALLASASLQAAEPLKAVGAGEGQLDIVAWPGYIERGESDKAYDWVTGFEKETGCKVNVKTAATSDEMVSLMAKGGYDLVTASGDASLRLIVGKRVQPINTALIPNWNTLDPRLKDAPWYVVNQQTYGTPYQWGPNVLMYNTNVFKTAPTSWNVVFTAQDLPDGKPNKGRVQAYDGPIYIADAALYLKSTKPELGIKDPYQLTEDQYKAVLDLLRAQQPLIHRYWHDTTVQMSDFKNEGVVASSAWPYQVNGLMNEKQPIASTIPKEGATGWADTTMLHAEAKHPNCAYKWMDWSLKPKVQGDVAAWFGSLPAVPAACKGSELLGAEGCKTNGFDQFDKIAFWKTPQAEGGKFVPYSRWTQDYIAIMGGR
- a CDS encoding gamma-aminobutyraldehyde dehydrogenase, whose translation is MAGAQTPMCTALLIDGELVAGEGFVEPILNPATGEILTHIAEASTEQVEAAILAAHRAFAEWSRTTPQQRSSLLLDIANAIEKQADHLARLESLNCGKPLHLARQDDLTATVDVFRFFAGAVRCQTGQLSGEYLPGYTSMVRRDPIGVVASIAPWNYPIMMAAWKIAPALAAGNTLVFKPSEHTPLSILALAPALAEILPRGVINIICGGGEGVGSHLVGHAKVRMVSLTGDIVTGQKILQAAAKTLKRTHLELGGKAPVIVCNDADIQAVVEGVRTYGYYNAGQDCTAACRIYAQAGIHDKLVAELGAAVSSLRFAGKRDADNEIGPLISTRQRDRVASFVERALGQPHIERVTGAAVHSGAGFYYQPTLLAGCKQSDEIVQREVFGPVVTVTRFDELAQAVDWANDSEYGLASSVWTQNLDKAMQVAARLQYGCTWINSHFMLVSEMLHGGLKRSGYGKDLSSDSLQDYSVVRHIMARHGQHL
- a CDS encoding tellurite resistance TerB family protein encodes the protein MNTRGLLDQLLKSGQDLLQNKTGGTQNKSAGGGLGGLLGGAAGSGGLGSLLSGAGGGALAAGAMGLLLGNKKVRKVGGKVAIYGGLAALGVLAYKAYGNYNAQKGTAPQTEPQTLDRLPPAQAEQHSQAILKALVAAAKADGHIDDRERELIEGEFTKLDNDQELQHWLHAELNKPLDPTDVARAASTPEMAAEMYIASVMLVDEENFMEKSYLDELARQLKLEPGLKVELEKQVRLASV
- a CDS encoding ABC transporter ATP-binding protein, with the translated sequence MTLAVQFTNVSRQFGDVKAVDRVSIDIEDGEFFSMLGPSGSGKTTCLRLIAGFEQPSTGSIRIHGAEAAGLPPYQRDVNTVFQDYALFPHMNVLDNVAYGLKVKGVGKTERHKRAEEALDMVALGGYGARKPVQLSGGQRQRVALARALVNRPRVLLLDEPLGALDLKLREQMQSELKKLQRQLGITFIFVTHDQTEALSMSDRVAVFNKGRIEQVDTPRNLYMKPTTTFVAEFVGTSNVIRGDLAREISGHPQPFSIRPEHVRFAEGPLASHEIEVSGLLHDIQYQGSATRYELKLENGQTLSISHANNQWIDSSAQHQTGQRLSARWAREAMIVLHDTVASGV